The stretch of DNA TTCTACCAAGTGTTTGCCGTGCGCCCCAATGAAGTTGATTTATACCCGGCCCGGCAGGAGGCTAAAGATCCGCAGGCTGATACCAGTGCTCCCCGGTTCTTCGCCAACGAAGCCAGCAACGCAATGACCTATACCCGCGCCGAAGCCCGGGAACTGTTACAGGAGCAACCCGGCGACGTACTGCATAGCCGCCTGGTAGCTGTGCGTCGGCCGTAAAAAGCAAGGGGTTACCCTACGGCAAGGCCCAGCCCGTTAGGAGGGTTATTCCTAGCGAGCCGGGCCTTGCTGTATGTAAGCGAGACTACTAAAAAAGCAGTCTGCTACTTCTGAGGCTCTACTACTTCCATCTTGATGCACACGTCCTTCTTAGGCCAGTTATAGGGGTCGAGAGGCTCATTGGCAATTTTATCGATGACCTCGAGCCCTTCAACTACTTCCCCAAACACGGTGTATTCGCCATCGAGGCCGGGGGTGCCACCACTGGTAGTGTAGGCCTTTATCTGCTCAGGCGTGAGAGGGCGGCTCGAGGAGGCTTTGGCTTCGGCTGCACTCATTTTTTTGCCCTGCACAATGTAAAAGTCGTTGTTGGAGGAGAGCTTGCCGGGGTTCTGTGCGCCATCGTAGCGGGCCATTGCCAGTGCCCCGTACTTATGGAAATGCTCGGGCCTGATTTCCGGCTTGAGGTGGTACTCCTTCATGTCAATAGTGCGGAAGTTGGAGTTACCTCCCTGAATAGCAAAATCCTTCACTACCCGGTGAAACACCGTTTCATCAAATACGCCCTTACGGCTGAGCAGCAAGAAGTTGGCCTTGTGCAGGGGCGTGTCGTCGTAGAGGCGGATGCGCATGTCGCCGAGGCGCGTATGCATAATAACTTCTGAGGCGGGGTACTGCTGCCCGTAAGCCAGGATCAGGCGCTCCGCAACTCCTCCTGAGTCGGTCAGGGCCATAAGATCGGGGCCGGGAAGGGGGGCCGGAGCTGCCGGTTCTGTGGCAGTTTCGGGTTGGGCGCGGTTGCAGGCAGTAGTAAGCGCGGTTCCAAGCAGCAGTGTGGCGAGGAGGTGTTTCATGGCAGAGCGGGCGGAAAGGTGGCCTAGGCCACTAGCAAACGGGCAGAAACGCAATACGTGCAGCTTTCAGCAGAAAACCACGCCCAAAAGTAGGCGTTTGCGCTGAGCAGAGTGGCCTAGGCCACCTTTCCGCCCACTCTGCCTATTGATATAGGCTGGTAATGGCAGACGCCAGCTGCGCAAACGTGTGTACCCGCAATCAAACGGCAACAAGAAAGGCGGCCCTGTTGAAGGCCGCCTTTCTTGTTGTGCTGTACTTAGTGTTGGGCTACCACCCTGAGCCACTAGGAGCTCCCCAGCCGTCATCGGCCTTTTTCTTGGGCGCCGGTGCGGCCTTGGCCTTTTGCTTTTGCGCGGGGGCATTGGGCTCCTTGGTTTTCACTTTCACCTTATTGGTACCGGCAGGCACGGGCGGCGCACCTGGTACAGGCGAGCCCGTGGGGGCAGTAGCCGCCGGGGTAGGCTCATCTGGCACGGGAGCCATATCCTGGGCTGCATTAATGAGGTCGGGGCGGACTTCCTGCTCTACCTTCTGCAGCGACAACAGCATCTGCTGGTTAACCAGCTCATTCTTGTCCCAGATCTTGAGCTCGGCGGCCAGCTTTTCCTTTTCCTCTTTGCTCGGCTTCTTGGTCATCATGGCATCGAGGTTGGGGCTGCCGGCGTCTTTCCAAGCCGTCAGCCACATAGAGGCTACCATAGTAGGTGCTTGCTTCAGACGGTAGGCCACCATGCCACCTACTTTCTCATGGTAAGCATCAGCAAACGCATCGGAGTAGGAGCGGCGGGTTTTGCCATACTTATGCGAGAATACGTACTTCTGCTCCGGCGTAAACTTGCGGTTCAGGTCGTCTTCGTAATCAAACGTGGCCCCCAGAAAGCCGTAGGAACTCTGCACTACCTTCCAGATATCCGTCTGCGGATCCTTCAGATAGGAAGCCGGCTCAGCATCAAGCTTGTACTTGGCAATGTTGCGCTCAGGGAGTTTGCTTTCCCAGAGCGAGTGAATACCCGCCTGGTTGGTAAGCTGCCCGTCGTAGTTTTCGGTGGTGTGCAGGGGCACGAAGGCATCGGAAACGTAGTGGCCTAGGTCAGCCGATAGGCGCACAATGGCCACGGTGTCGCCTTTGCGGAAGGCGTCGGTGAGTTGCTCTTTTAGCTCCATCACCGTCCAGGGCACAGTGCCGTACTTGCGCAGCGTATCAGCGGTGTATTTGGCTACCGCTTTATCATACAGCTTCGGCATCAGGCCGAACGGGTTGTCGCCGTAGTGGTCCATGTCGATGAAGTGCTTGGGGGCTTCGGTGGGGTCGGCTTCGCGGCGCTCATCGGCGGCGGTGCTGCGTTTCACCAGCTCGGCCATGTGCCGGTAGTAAAAGCCGCGCATAGAGGAGGGCAACGCGTACACTGAAATCTGGGCAATGGTGCGGTGCCCAAAGAAGCCCCAGCCCTGCGACAGCAGGGGGCACAGTATGACTAAGAGAAGTGAGAGGATCAGTTTTTTCATAGCAGCACAAACACACCGCAACCCGCGGCGCAACAAAGTTCGGGAATTTGACGATTCAATGAGGCAGCAATTGGAGTTTTTGACGAAGTGATGACCAGAAACTAGTTATGGCGGCTTGCTGCGCGTGTATCTTTTCACTTTTTCCGCGTTAGATACCCGTCTGCCCACCTAATCTGCCTATTCATTGACTGCTATTTCCCGCAAAAAAATCAACTATACCATTGGGCAGCCTCTGCGCCAATACCTGCACCAGTACGACCGTGAAACCCGTTTGCCCGTGACGTACGCCGACCTCACGCGCACCGCCGGCAGCTTTCCGTTGCTTGACCGGCAGGAGCGTGACACGCTCTGGGAAACGGTGTTTTATGAGCCCCAGGCTCTGCGGGAGCTCAGTGAGGGCTTGGCCCAAGTGTATGCTCTGCTGAAAACCGCCGGCGACTTATCATTCACTGACCACCTGCTGGCCGACCGCATCGACTATTGCCGCTTTGGGAACAGCAACCCGTTTCGGGTGCGCATTGTAAACCAGCTCAACGACAACTACGATTATTTTTACGTGAAGCGGGCTGATGCCTCGCGGGTGTATGGCCTGGAGCTGGAGCACTTGCTTTCCCCCAACAGCATGAACTACCTCGTGCACGGCGATACGCTCATTGAGGAGCACATTGCTGGCATCCCCGGCGACGATTTTATCCGTGACCATCTGCAGCGGCCCCATCTCAACCAGGTGCGTATTGCCAAAGAGTTTGTGAAGTTCAATGAGCGCTGCTTTGCGCGCCTGCTAGGTGATATGCGCGCCTATAACTACGTAATTGTTGTGACCCCCGACTTTGAAGATGAGCAGTACCGGGTGCGGGCCATTGACTTTGATCAGCAGAGCTACGAAGGCAAGAAAACCATGTACATGCCGCAGTATTTCAAAGACAACCGCGCAGTAGTAATGCTCTGCAGTAAGCTGCTCAAGCCCGAAACCATTCGGCAGTACCAGGCCGAGGAGCGCACCCTCATGGCCCGGCGGGTGCGCTCAGAGCGCTACCGCCTCAAGGATCTGATGGATTGCCTGCGCCGCGACGAAATATCGCCCCCGGAAAAGGTGGAGCAGCTCAAGCAGGAGTTGAATAAGCACCACGCCACCAAGCGCTTTGCTGACTGCCGATGCATGGGCGACGTGGTGCGCCTGAATCTGCAGATCATGCTGGTAGGGCGGGCCGACCGGCGGGTGCAGGTTTAGGTAGTGGGCGCTATTTGCTCGCGGTCTAGGAGCTCAGCCAACTTACGGTAGATAAACTCGGTGGCCTGCTGCCGGATAGCATCACTGTTGCCACCAAACTGCTCCCGGTATTCGTGGGCGTGGCCCTTAAACAAGACGGTCACGAAAACGGTGCCCACGGGCTTGTCAGGGGTTTCTGACTTGCCGGGGCCGCACAAGCCCGTTACGGCCACGCAGACATCAGCATGGGGGAGCTGGCGGTGCAGGCCCAGGGCCATTTCATTGGTGGTCTGCTGGCTTTCCGCAGAGTAGGTGGTGAGGGTTGCTTTCTTCACGCCAAGCAGCTTTTCCTTGGCATCAGTATGATACGTAACCACGGAGCCCAGGAGTACCTCACTCACGCCTTCGGCAGGGGCCAGCTGGGCAGCGGCTAAACCACACGTACAGCTTTCGGCCAGGGCCAGGGTAAGCTTGTGCTTGATAAAATCTTTGATCAGGACTTCGGGGGTGGTTTTTTTCATAGTCGGGGAGAGAGCAATGCTGTGGATACGGGGGTGCCTACGGGCAAGGTTGCTACTGTTCTGCTGCTGATTGTAGCTGAATGGCAGGCCTAGGGTAGCGCAGTATTGGTCTGGCAGCGCTTGAGTAAAGAAAAAGGCCCCACTACCAAAGGGGAGCGGGGCCTTGTTGCGCCGGACTGGCCAGCAGCCGGTTATTTTATTCCTGCCGATACACGGTGCCCTGCTTCATTACAAAGCGTACGTGCTGCATCACTTTAATATCCTGCACGGGGTCGCCTTCTACGGCCACTACGTCAGCCAGCTTGCCTGGCTCCAGAGTACCCAGGTTTTCTGACTGGCCTAGCAGCAGGGCCGCATTGGCGGTAGCCGCCCGCAACGCCTGCACGGCGGGCATACCTGCCTCTACCATGTACTGAAACTCCAGGGCATTTACGCCATGCCGGAACACCGCCGCGTCGGTCCCGAAGGCAATTTTAACTCCGGCCTTGTACGCCCGCCCAAACGTGCTCTGCAGCTTAGGCCCGATGCTGATGGCCTTGGGCGTCACAAGGGGCGGGTAGTAGTTCGGAATCTTAGCGGAGTCGGCTACGGACTTGCCAGCAGTAATAGTGGGCACGTACCAGGTGCCGTGCTTCACCATGAGCTTCATGGTTTCGTCGTCCATGAGGGTGCCGTGCTCAATGCTGGTTACGCCCGCCCTAATAGCCCGTTTCATGCCCTCGGCCCCGTGCGCGTGGCAGGCTACCTGCAGGCCTAAATCGTGCGCGGTTTCTACAATTGCCCGTATCTCGGCTTCCGTCATTTGGGCGCTGCTGCCATCTTTCGCCACCGAAAGCACCCCGCCGGTAGAGGCAATTTTGATGAGGTCGGCGCCGCGCTTGTACTGCTCCCTCACCGCCTGGCGGCACTCGTCGGGGCCGTTGGCTACGCCATCGGCGGGCCCCGGAATGCCCATCAAATCAAGGCGGTACCCATTGGTGGGGTCCATGTGGCCGCCGGTGCCCGAAATAGCTTTGCCCGCCGTGAAAATACGCGGCCCCACCACCTGGCCTTTGTTGATGGCGTTGCGCAGAGCCAGGTTTACGCCCGTACCGCCCAAATCACGCACCGTAGTAAACCCCGAAAGCAGCGTTGTGCGGGCGTGGTCGAGAGAGCCAAAAGCAATGTCGGCGGGGTTGCGAGTGAGCTCCTGCAGCTGATTGTCTTTGCTGGTTTCGCTCTCCAGGTGCACGTGGCAGTCAATGAGGCCGGGCAGTACAGTCCGGGTTTTCAGGTCTATGACCTTATCAGTAGAGCCCGTGGGAGTAGTGTAGCCCTTGTCAACCGCTATAATCCGGCCCTTCTCCACTACCAACGTCATTTCGGTTTGGGCGCGGTCCTGGCGCATGTCCAGCAGCCGGCCGCAGTGCAGGTAGGTTTTTTGGGCCCAGACCGGCGAGGCAGCGCCAAGCAGGGCACCGGTCATGAGAAAAGCTGCAAACGAGCGGAGTAGGGGTGAGGTCATAGAAAAGAGCAAGACAATGGGTGAGAGTTGGGAGCCGGAAGATACATCGTAAATAAATGCTGCATGCAGCCTAAAATTGCCGGAATCCGTATCTTCCCACCCGGCTCTGCCGTTCCTGCTCTCAACTCATATACTCAGACTAACTACATGGCTACCTCCGCCGAATTTGAAGCCGCTGCCCAGCGCGCCCAACAGCTCCCTACCAAGCCCTCTAACACGGTATTGTTGCAGCTTTACGCCTTATACAAGCAGGCCAGCGAAGGCGACGTATCCGGCGACCGGCCCGGTGGGTTTGATTTCAAAGCCATTGCCAAGTACGATGCCTGGGCTTCCCTAAAAGGTAAGTCTCAGGACGATGCCCGCCAGGAGTACGTAGGCCTGGTTGACTCTCTGTTTCAGGGCGCCTAACGCCACAATATAGGTAGCGCGCGGGTAGCTCAAGCTGCCCGTAAAAGTACAACAGCCCGCTTCCGGTTGCCGGAAGCGGGCTGTTGTGCTTTTACCACTGGCCTAGCCGAGCGGCTGTCCGCCGGCGTCGGGAGCGGTAGGAGGAGCAACGGGCTTAGGCGCTGCGGGAGCCGGCAGGTCAAACGCCTTGGCATCGTGTTCAAAATGCCCTTTATGGGAGCCGTCACAGAAAGGCTTGTTGGAGGAAAGGCCGCAGCGGCAAATGCTGATACGCTCGCGGCCGCCGAGGCCGTAAGCCTGGCCTTGCGCATCTACGAGTTCGAAATCGGTGCCCTCTACGCGGAGGGAGCCATTGCTAAGGACGGTGATTTTAGTGGCCATATGGTGAAGTTGTGAGGAGTGAAATTATGAGGGGGGATGAGGTAGCAGGAGCAAAGATAGAGGCCGGCTCTGGCGCCGCTGTGGGTTGTACTCACTTTGCGTAAGCCAATTGAGTGGCAACGGCACCATTCTACCGGCTCTCTGCGGCACTACCTGCGCTTAGCGCAGCTCTTTGCGCATTACGTAGTCGTTCATCCAGTAGGGGCCAATCGGAATATCTTCCTCGTGGTGGCGCTGGAACCCCTGGCGTTCATAAAAGGCCAGGGCGGGGTTGTGGCGGTTAACGTTCAGTTCCAGCACTAGGCCGCCTGCTTGCCGCACGGCTTCTTCAACGGCCCTGATCAGCAGCTGCCCAAAGCCCCGGCCCTGGTGCGAGGGCAGAATGTAAATTTTGTTGAGGTGATATGTCCCGGCTTCAGCCTTGGCGGAGTAAGAGGCGAAGCCGCCCGGCTGGCCATCCTCCAGCAGCAGCAGAAACTGGTGACCCTGCTCCGTCATCTGCCGCTCCAGGGAGGCGGGCGTGTAGATAACGCGGTACATATAGTCTATCTGCTCCTTAGATATGATAAACCGGTACGTGGGCTCCCAGGTGGCTTCGGCCAGCTCAATTATAGTAGGAATATCGGCCAGAGTAGCCGGATGAATGATAACGGAAGCGGTGGCAGAAACTGACATAGCGAGCAAAAAACGGCATTATTTCGCGCAAAACCGAACCCAAACGAAAGGTTGGCTCGTTTTTGGGACAGAAATGCCAGCTACAGTATACGGGGCAGTTTACCTCAACCGTTATTTCCCGTTCGCTCACGCATTCTCCCGTCTTATGAAAAAACTTCCGCTAGTCTTAGCTACCAGTCTGCTTTCCCTTACGGCAGCAGTAGCGCAAAATTCGCCTTCTGCTTCCCGCCCCAAGGTGAGCACTACCACGGCCGTGCAACGCGACTTAGACGTGTTCAGCGACTGGGTAAACGATAAAATAGACCGTGCCGCCGCGGATATCCGCCGCGAAAAGCCCCGGCTCAATGCTGAGTTTGAGCGCCAGAGCAAGCGTATTGACCGGGCCGTAGACAGCCTCACTGTGGAAGGCAAGCGGGAGTACGAAACCCAAAAAGTGCGCTATAAAAACTGGTCGACCAAGCAGGATAGCCTCGACCGGGTGGCCCGTAGGCCCGAAACGTCGGCTCAGGCGCAACGCCGCTTGTTGGGCGAGGAGGTCGTAATCAGCCGGGCGCGGGCCACGGAGCTACCTGACCTGTACTTCCGGCTGGTAGAAACCATGCGCGACAAAAGAAAGAACTGGACTTCTGCTGACTGGAGTGCCGCCAGTGCCGTGCTCAGCAACCTGAATGCCCGCTATGAGCAGGTGCGCACCGACTTGCCCATTGAAGAGCGCTTGCGCATTCGTACTCTGCAGGGCGAGTTCCGGACGTTGGAGAAAGCCCGCAATGTGAAGGACGCCATCAACGAACAGTAACAAGAGCGTCACTTAGTTGTGGTTCTAGGCCAAATCGGCGGCTGCTCTCAGAGGGTAGCCGCCGATTCTATTTTCCGACCGGCGCTAGGCCACTCTCGCTAGGCCTGAGCGGCAAACCCCCTACCGGGATTGGGGTTAAAATGCGCGTAGTCACACAGCCACTTGTAAGCGGAGGGAACATCAAAAAATAGTTTTATGGGGAGGTAAGACGCCACCCGCTCCGAGAATTTCCTGCTGGCATAATGGCTGCTGGCATCGGGGCTGAACACGTAGGCCACTGCGCGCAAACCATTGGACAAAGCCTGCGGCAGCCAGTCAAATTCCAGCCATTCCATGCACTCAGCCCAGTCGCCGGTGGCATTGGTTTTATCATTAAGCAGCAGGCTTACACTCATTCGGTGCTGGGCTTCTAGAAACTGCTGGGCCACAAACACTACCTCACGGCTGGTAATATTGCCGAACCATTGAACCTGTAGTAATTCTTGGGCGGCCGCGTAATATAGTTCTGCTAAGCGCGTGCCATGCTCATCAAACAGGGAGCCTATATGGTATTGTTGATAGCGATACATAGCACTGAGTTGGTTGTGGTAGGATAGGTAGGCGCGGGGCAGAACTCTAATATATAGTTTATTAGTAGAAATCTGCTATTAGAATAGGGGTGCGGGTTCAGGTTGGTTCCGTTACTTTTGTAGCCTAACGCAACTCCTTATTTCTCGCATTCTCCCCCGCTTCGCTCATGCACATTGCAATCGTCGGCAACATCGGGGCCGGCAAAACTACGCTGGCCAATAAACTGGCGCACCATTTCAACTGGGAGGTATTTCTGGAAGATGTAGACCACAATCCTTACCTGAAGGATTTCTACGACGATATGCCCCGCTGGGCGTTTCACCTGCAGGTGTACTTCCTCAACAGCCGTTTCCGCCAAACCCAGCACATCAAAAAGCTGCAAAGCGCCAGCAAAGGAGTAATTCAGGACCGCACCATCTACGAAGACGCCCACATCTTCGCGGCCAACCTGCACCAGTCTACCCTAATGTCGGAGCGGGATTATCAGAACTATCTAGGCCTGTTTGAGTCGATGATTAGCATGGTAGATCCGCCGGATCTGCTACTCTACCTGCGCGCCGACCTGCCCAAGCTAGTGCAGCAGATTGAGCGCCGCAACCGCGACTACGAGAATAATATCAAGATTGAGTACCTCAAGAACCTCAATGAGCACTATGAGCACTGGATCAGCAACTACAAGCACGGCCGGCTGCTCATTGTAGACGTCAACAACCTCGACTACGTGCACAACCCCGAGGACTTAAGCGTCATCATCGATAAAATCAACAGCACTCTCTTCGGGCTCTTTTAACGGTGAAGTGGTGAGGTGGTGATTAAGCGAGTTGATGACTGGGTAAAGTGTCATTGCAAGGAGGCGCGACGAAGCGCCTATCGAACAGCGCAGCTACTTCTTTCTTGACTCTCTATTATCTCTGATTCATTCAAAAGCCCTTACCTCCTGCGTGGAGGTAAGGGCTTTTCAAGTTTCTGGGCTTATCACTGCGGAAAGAAGGAGTAACTACGCTGTCCGGCGGGCGCCTCCTTGCAATGACAGAGCCGCTAGGCCACTTCATCTACACATTTCTCCGCTACTCCACTTGCATGGCTTCATTCAGGAAATGCACAAAAGGTTGGGCGGCCTGCCAGGCGGCTAGCACCCGGGCTAGGAAGTCTGGCCGGAGCACTTCTTTATCGGAGAAGGATTGCCACACAAAGAAGCTCTTAAGCCGCAGCCACTCAATATCGGGGTCGGTGCGGTCGTAGCCTTTGGGAGCAGTTTTAAGTGTCTGCGTCATGTCTAGGCCACTTGGGAAATGGTGTAGCAGCTCTGGGTTTTGGCGTAGGGCGTGAAACTCAGCAGGGTTATAATGAATTTCCTGCCTGATGCGGGCAAGTTGCTCAGCTTCAGGCTGCCAGCGGCCGGCGCCCACATACGTCTCGCCGCCAGGCTGCAGCGCCACAAAGTAACCGGCCCACTGGCTGTGGCGCCCACCCCGCTTAATGCCGGCGCCCATATGACGCTTATAGGGCTCATCACTCTGCTGAAACCGGTCATTCTTGTTGATCCGGAACATTACCTCCTGAGGGGTAAGGCCCAGCAAATCGGGCTCCAGCTGCTGAAGCCCCTTTATTAGTTCTGCCACAAAGGCGGTGTAGTCGGCGCGGGCACGGTGGTACTCAGCGCGGTGCACATCCATCCAGGCTTTACTATTGTTGTCGGCCAAATCACGCAGGAAGGATAAAATAAAAGCCCGTTGCATACAGACGAAGTAAGGAGAACGTGAGGGTAAAACCAAAAATGCCCCGCACCGGGTTAGCGGTACGGGGCACAAGAGGATGAGGTTAACAGGAACGGCACTTAGTGCCTGCTCATGGGCTGTGAAGTATTGAGGGTGTTACGGTCGTTGAGGGCCCAGCTGAACGAGAGGTACTCAATGGTGGCCGTTGGCTCAATGGGGGTTTGCGTGTAATGAGTAATAAATGCTCGCACCTCAGAGGGAGAACCAAAATCCTTGGCATATGCATCAAAAAGGCCCGAGAGCTTCAGGTGCGTAGCCGTGAGCAGGTTGAAGTTAGAGTCGTTGAGGTAGCGCCGCGTTTGAGCATCTAGCTGCTGATCAAGCCGGCTGCCGTCGTAGGCCTCCTTTGGCATGGGTGCTGCCGAGGCCGACGCGTACATCAGCCCGAAATGAATGCGTGGATCGGGCGTAGAGCTGCTTAATTTTTCGCGCTCAATCTGGTTGAGCGAGTACGTCTGGCCACCCACGTTTACTACCGGTGCCTCCCACGGCGACTTCGCACCGCTAAGTGCTTTCACCCGGATGTCGTTGATGCTACTTACGGGGTAGTACTGCACCACCAAATAAGCGGCAGAGGCATTGTACACATTAAGCCAGAAGGCTTTGGTCTCCTGAGGCGTCCAGGCGGCGCTAGGGGTTACCTTGCGCAGGCTCATCAAGTAGTCTAGCAGCTCCGCCTCATCTTCCTGCAAACCCTGGTAGTCCAGCCGGCCCTCGTAGGTTACATGGCGATTCAGTAGGTCGCTCCAGGGTTCATGCAAGCGCTGAAGCGAGGTTTGGCTATCGGCGTGTACAAATGTGGGCGCCAGTGCTAGCAGCCAGATCAGCCAAGCATAGCGTGACAAGAAAGTAAGGGCAACAGGCATGATAGAAGAGAGCAGGTAAAATACGAATGCGGCAGCTCTTATCGGTAGGGCAGAAACCTTTCAGGGAGTGTAAAGGCACTCCGGAATGCACCAGCGCGCGGAAACATATTCCCTTGCTACATCAGATAAGATTAGCTCTCAAAAATACATTAAATATTGTGTATAAACCGAATACAATATAATAATTTAAGTGATATAAGAGGTTTGGTTCAACTGTTAATACAGGCAAATATTTGACAGTGAGTACTATAGGGTAAAATGGTATTGGTATAAGGCAAAAATATTAATGGCTTTAGAACGAAAATATGTTATACAATGTGGTAACACGGCTGTAATAATGCTGTGCTACAAAGCCTTGTAGCTCTTGACCGTGAGCGTATCACCTACGTGAAGGATACCTGTTGCGGGGCCAGTTACATTTTGGCCAAATATGGCTTTACCTTCTTCAATGCGGTAGCTGGCTAGCGTCCGGAGGGGCTCAGTGTGGGGGTGCCTTTGGCCTGTGTGCTGGTTAATAGTCGTAAGCACGCAGCGGGCGCAGGCCCTTACCGCCCGAAAGGTTACTTCCCCAATCTGAAACTCATACCACGTATCTTCGGTGAAGGCCTCTCCGCCGCTGAACACCAAATTGGGCCGGAAGCGGTCTAAACCCACTGGCTCGGCGAGGTGGCTATTCAGCTCAGCCAACGAGTTCTGCCCAACCAGCAAGTAGGGGTACCCATCGGCAAAGCTTACGAGCTGATTGTTGGGGTTAAACTCGGGCTCCACTGTGCGGCACACCATATCCGACATATACACCAGTTTGCAAGTCTGGCCTAGCGCAGCTGTGAGCCACTCATCACACTCAGGGCGGGCCCGCCAGGCAAATACCATGTCATCCCAGATAGTAACAAACAGAGTCTTGTCGGGGGTAGCCTCAAAGGGTACGAACAAGGGTAACATCTCGGGGCGGCCGGAGTGGCGGAGCAGAAACCCATTATAGGCCGGCTCTACTTTGAGAAAGGCCATGCCGGGTGTCTGGCGCTGGGTCATGAATTGGTTACGCTCATTCACAATCAGCCAGCGCCGGTCATGGCGCAAACCCCGGCTATCAAGTTGCGCTTCAGTGAGACGAATACCGCCTAAAGATTTTACGGGGTAGATATAGAGATCGGAGAGTTGCAAAGTCATGCCTCAAAGGTAGACGACGAATAGGTGAAGTTGATGAGATAAGTCCACCACCTCTGCATCATTAGTCAATTGCTGAGAGCGTGTTAAGCTGGTTCTCCCAAAAACTAAAAACCTCCCAGCGCCGCAAAATGCAGGGCTGGGAGGTAGTAAAGAGCAACTTAGAAAGCTACTCTTTGATGAAGCGGCTAGATTTAGCGGTTTGGCCTTGGCCAGCTACACGCATTGTATACATGCCCGCTGGTAGTACCGTAACTGATACGGTAGGTTGCGCCTCAGTGAGTTCCTGCGTAAGCACGCGTTGGCCCTGCGCATTATAGATTTCAACGGAGTGCCTGCCGCTCGCTAGGCCACTAACCGACAAGGAGCTACTGGCCGGAGAGGGGTAAAGCACGAGCTGTGCCCCTGCCTGGTCGCCCACTTTCACCGTTACCACAGCTGAGTAAGTCACTTTCCCGTCGAGGTCCGTTTGAGCTAAGCGGTAGTACTGCAGGCCGGCAGCAGCGGTACGGTCGAGGTACTCATAAGAAGAAGCGCGCTCAGAAGATCCTTTTCCGTTCACAAAGCCCAGTGCCCGCCATTTGCCGTTCGGAAGCTGATGCTGCACCTCAAAGCCTTTGTTGTTTAGCTCAACAGCCGTAGCCCACCGCAACCGTACAGCATTGGCTTCGGCCTGGCCTGTGAATTGGGTTAGCTCAACCGGCAATGGTTTGCCTTTGGCAGCCAGCGTCCAGATACCCATCAGGTCTACCCCGCTTAGCCGCACCGTATTATTGCCAGCATTCAGGCCGGTTCTGTCGCGGCCTTCCTCACCGAATGTAGTGCCCGAAATAGTAATAGTGGGGGGAAGCTTTGATTTGAAAAAGGAAAGCTGGCCTTCTGGCAAGGAGTTGATTTCTGACTGCGCGTAGTGCAGCGTCATGGTTATATCCAGGGCAGGGCTGATGGCTGAGTTGCTGGGACTCACGAAGAAGAAACGGGAAATGGTGGTATTGCCCGTGCCACCAACATATGTTTCACCAGTTAGCCGCGTCACAACCGTTCGGCCAGGGTAAGTGGTACTTGAGGTTCCGTTTTCTAGTAAAAGTTGCAACCCGGTGTTGGAGAAGGTGTAAGTGCCGTTAGCATTCAGGTTGGTGGCCGTGGCTACTTTCCCTAATATGTAACCGTTGGCATTGCTGTTCGTCTTATCGTTCTCCTCTTCATCCAGAGTCGCGTACTGGTCTAGCGTAACGGTGTAGGAATTGGTCTTCAGAATAGTATTGCGGATGTAAAGCCGACCATTCACGGTGAGGTCACCTGATAGCGGTATAGTTCCGTCTCCGGAATTAACCGCGTAGTTGAAGAAAGTGCCCGCTGGTGTGCTGATGGCATTAGCAGGCGCAGTATAGCTCAAACGCTGAAAAGTAGGCGCGTTTGAGGGTGTAAAAACATTGTAGTAATACGCGTAATTACTCCCGGTCAGGTTAGCATACGGAACTGGGTTGTTAGCAG from Hymenobacter taeanensis encodes:
- a CDS encoding peptidylprolyl isomerase; translated protein: MKHLLATLLLGTALTTACNRAQPETATEPAAPAPLPGPDLMALTDSGGVAERLILAYGQQYPASEVIMHTRLGDMRIRLYDDTPLHKANFLLLSRKGVFDETVFHRVVKDFAIQGGNSNFRTIDMKEYHLKPEIRPEHFHKYGALAMARYDGAQNPGKLSSNNDFYIVQGKKMSAAEAKASSSRPLTPEQIKAYTTSGGTPGLDGEYTVFGEVVEGLEVIDKIANEPLDPYNWPKKDVCIKMEVVEPQK
- a CDS encoding zinc dependent phospholipase C family protein is translated as MKKLILSLLLVILCPLLSQGWGFFGHRTIAQISVYALPSSMRGFYYRHMAELVKRSTAADERREADPTEAPKHFIDMDHYGDNPFGLMPKLYDKAVAKYTADTLRKYGTVPWTVMELKEQLTDAFRKGDTVAIVRLSADLGHYVSDAFVPLHTTENYDGQLTNQAGIHSLWESKLPERNIAKYKLDAEPASYLKDPQTDIWKVVQSSYGFLGATFDYEDDLNRKFTPEQKYVFSHKYGKTRRSYSDAFADAYHEKVGGMVAYRLKQAPTMVASMWLTAWKDAGSPNLDAMMTKKPSKEEKEKLAAELKIWDKNELVNQQMLLSLQKVEQEVRPDLINAAQDMAPVPDEPTPAATAPTGSPVPGAPPVPAGTNKVKVKTKEPNAPAQKQKAKAAPAPKKKADDGWGAPSGSGW
- a CDS encoding CinA family protein — encoded protein: MKKTTPEVLIKDFIKHKLTLALAESCTCGLAAAQLAPAEGVSEVLLGSVVTYHTDAKEKLLGVKKATLTTYSAESQQTTNEMALGLHRQLPHADVCVAVTGLCGPGKSETPDKPVGTVFVTVLFKGHAHEYREQFGGNSDAIRQQATEFIYRKLAELLDREQIAPTT
- a CDS encoding metal-dependent hydrolase family protein, which gives rise to MTSPLLRSFAAFLMTGALLGAASPVWAQKTYLHCGRLLDMRQDRAQTEMTLVVEKGRIIAVDKGYTTPTGSTDKVIDLKTRTVLPGLIDCHVHLESETSKDNQLQELTRNPADIAFGSLDHARTTLLSGFTTVRDLGGTGVNLALRNAINKGQVVGPRIFTAGKAISGTGGHMDPTNGYRLDLMGIPGPADGVANGPDECRQAVREQYKRGADLIKIASTGGVLSVAKDGSSAQMTEAEIRAIVETAHDLGLQVACHAHGAEGMKRAIRAGVTSIEHGTLMDDETMKLMVKHGTWYVPTITAGKSVADSAKIPNYYPPLVTPKAISIGPKLQSTFGRAYKAGVKIAFGTDAAVFRHGVNALEFQYMVEAGMPAVQALRAATANAALLLGQSENLGTLEPGKLADVVAVEGDPVQDIKVMQHVRFVMKQGTVYRQE
- a CDS encoding acyl-CoA-binding protein; the protein is MQPKIAGIRIFPPGSAVPALNSYTQTNYMATSAEFEAAAQRAQQLPTKPSNTVLLQLYALYKQASEGDVSGDRPGGFDFKAIAKYDAWASLKGKSQDDARQEYVGLVDSLFQGA
- a CDS encoding CDGSH iron-sulfur domain-containing protein → MATKITVLSNGSLRVEGTDFELVDAQGQAYGLGGRERISICRCGLSSNKPFCDGSHKGHFEHDAKAFDLPAPAAPKPVAPPTAPDAGGQPLG
- a CDS encoding GNAT family N-acetyltransferase, which translates into the protein MSVSATASVIIHPATLADIPTIIELAEATWEPTYRFIISKEQIDYMYRVIYTPASLERQMTEQGHQFLLLLEDGQPGGFASYSAKAEAGTYHLNKIYILPSHQGRGFGQLLIRAVEEAVRQAGGLVLELNVNRHNPALAFYERQGFQRHHEEDIPIGPYWMNDYVMRKELR